One window from the genome of Epinephelus moara isolate mb chromosome 21, YSFRI_EMoa_1.0, whole genome shotgun sequence encodes:
- the LOC126382582 gene encoding dynein axonemal assembly factor 11-like, which yields MVYITEDMVRRRAEHNECEIFSLEEVSLHQQDIERIEHIDRWCRDLRILYLQNNLIPRIENVGRLKKLEYLNLALNNIEVIENLEGCESLQKLDLTVNFVGRLSSVESLKHNIHLRELFLVGNPCTEFEGYRQYVVASLPQLKWLDGTEISRSERIQASQGLEEVKRRVWEQEKEYLKRRARDKEEALRKDTGEEKGDKERKLGFDGRWYTDINTVPVLEENKENQEVEENTMSPVSDEERREREFWHTPCSFTPESRLEAHRHLEETRKAKEK from the exons TTACAGAGGACATGGTCCGCCGACGGGCCGAGCACAACGAGTGTGAGATCTTCTCCCTGGAGGAAGTGTCTCTGCATCAGCAGGACATCGAGAGGATCGAACACATCGACAGGTGGTGCAGGGACCTGAGGATCCTCTACCTGCAGAACAACCTCATCCCCAGGATAG AGAATGTTGGACGCCTGAAGAAGCTGGAGTATTTGAATCTGGCCTTGAACAACATTGAAGTCATTGAAAACCTTGAAG GCTGCGAGAGCCTCCAGAAACTGGATCTGACTGTGAACTTTGTGGGTCGTCTGAGCAGCGTGGAGTCTCTGAAACACAACATCCACCTCAGAGAGCTGTTTCTGGTGGGGAACCCCTGCACTGAGTTCGAGGGCTACAGGCAGTATGTGGTGGCGTCTCTGCCTCAACTCAAG TGGCTGGACGGGACGGAGATCAGCCGGTCGGAGAGGATTCAAGCCTCTCAGGGACTGGAGGAGGTGAAGAGACGAGTCTGGGAGCAGGAGAAGGAGTACCTGAAGAGGAGAGCCAGGGACAAAGAGGAGGCGCTGAGGAAGGACACAGGAGAAGAgaaaggagacaaggagaggaaaCTAGGCTTTGACGGTCGCTGGTACACAGACATCAACACAGT TCCAGTGTTGGAGGAGAATAAGGAGAaccaggaggtggaggagaacaCGATGAGCCCTGTCTCAGATGAAGAGCGGCGGGAGAGGGAGTTCTGGCACACGCCGTGTTCTTTCACCCCTGAATCTCGTCTGGAGGCTCACCGCCACCTGGAAGAGACGAGGAAGGCAAAGGAGAAGTAA